One stretch of Akkermansia sp. RCC_12PD DNA includes these proteins:
- a CDS encoding RHS repeat-associated core domain-containing protein: MRMAQSSTPSSLNSNIGPSMRYNHPMAWSASFSQEERRVTVKRPSGSHIYFKAPEGSAEASPVGSSRKLDYRVRLLNENLTPNIQGTPAYMDMVLPSGMILRFSSSTGEVVSVTSSSGHIMTAEEYARKVQVTYNQNGSLNSVYSRAQGLMRSIPGNNSLTLEWYAPGNVSASHDGEFVVNGEPYKTAFYETSLEGGVTVTRITNQRSGQEPRVIERREEGNKVSIIKGEGNERVVRTIERNALPGSKWERIETVRGINDSRPSSSTRTVKKYTDGGWLTISSTEGYNTPLAQTTLYTYNDQYRVSLIIQPDGGYTRYEYDDQGRVVLQAMPWAGGGEKGTRTTYADLRFNDFRPATEREVIIAQDGTETVLNQRSYTYEDNPEVNRTTVTETALGSDEVHTSISETYGEAAQYPYARGRQKMSQGINGVQTIYTYEATTDHGALHKETSTVQANGSIVPGQSTRTVQYIAENGTTTRKEQYVHTGEDWSLISSEDYEYDAELKLIKTIRGNGRTSTTEWMCCGPLKETDEDGIVTTYGYNSARQLVETIRSATETTPETITSYTRDATGRIISIRCDTGAMTTMESTEYDNLGRVISSTDILGRVTRTQYNDNQLTTTVTTPTGATLITKRYYDGTTLWLGGTGQGKVETQLELTEEGILTTTLSQGIVLSRSVENGFGQTVRQETPNTKGGFVATNNTYNARGQLVRSQVEDIAPTITDYNELGRAVRQTVRLNELHPDEPAKNRITENSMRYQLREDGIYQVQTATTYNAQGRPLTQVTENMVSQLDSVIESKIISTDVLGQQSIQWTEYTAATKRTQFSSIPTSTIVAEALMVDRFTVSQTSHAGIHSSQNRSYVSTGMILKQTDARGNITTSETDLAGRHCKVTDSAGNVTTTSYMPCCDAVARITNATGGTTCYSYDIRGRKTAEYGTAIQPACFAYDEADHMVALTTFRAQEGDITSDPSDRTDGDTTTWLYDTATGLELKKTYADGSYVSKTYDRLNRLETLTKARGIVSSYAYAPLTGELVSVSHSDNTQPWFYAYNHLGQMTSVCDASGTRELCYDAYGRIQQETSFGTVESCIQEDYDSFGRPCGYRLMIGTRTVQHSHLDYGHQGAMIGMNMEGLASPFTWEYDETSGFLNQLSYPNGMVRSNTYHPKLNLLASIGYEDAGTGDMLAGHVYQYDHLMRPVQRKDSWDTATPAITRNFTYNSRSELIEDQMSQGRSFAYCYDNIGNRKTAREQEEEISYQSSPLNQYLKIAQGEQDFKPTYDADGNQTAIKTSTGIWNVCYDANDRPVSFTSEDRRMVIDCSYDYMGRRFSKKVTVNGNTFSHAYYLYRGYLQIAELDLMHPEPMIEKSYLWDPTEPAATRLLMMTHWKQNGQEMEEHLFFMHDALKNVTSLFDDQQARRARYEYAPFGALLTAQGDMAQDNRFRFSCEYADDELGLVYYNYRHLNPADGRWINRDPIQEQGGWNIYGFIKNSPKNMFDILGLECADVFLLPPEWLKEFNQAWKDSFNKDGTVTEQGGSIIRPAGGIGSSIRRGKGNDSGSFGDFPTPGSGEEMGGTFHTHPYSVDEGGYENVSFSCEDINFLTNNHSGKYIIVMAGGCIYIMMIGDTKKSKKCADCCDKWKKGFNASQSVSFQKCVESGVKKAIKDCGLCYYESCNKDGKFPEMAILKN; the protein is encoded by the coding sequence ATGAGGATGGCGCAATCTTCCACCCCCTCCAGCCTCAACTCCAACATCGGGCCTTCCATGCGCTACAACCACCCCATGGCATGGAGCGCTTCCTTCTCTCAAGAGGAAAGACGAGTCACCGTCAAACGCCCCTCCGGAAGCCATATCTATTTCAAGGCCCCGGAAGGAAGTGCCGAGGCTTCTCCCGTTGGCAGCTCCAGAAAACTGGACTATCGTGTACGTCTGCTCAATGAAAACCTCACTCCCAATATCCAGGGCACTCCCGCCTACATGGACATGGTGCTTCCTTCCGGCATGATCCTGCGCTTCTCTTCCTCCACCGGAGAAGTCGTTTCGGTTACCAGTTCTTCAGGACACATCATGACCGCCGAGGAGTATGCCCGCAAGGTTCAGGTCACCTACAACCAGAACGGGTCGCTCAACAGCGTCTATTCCCGGGCCCAGGGGCTGATGCGAAGCATTCCCGGAAACAACAGCCTCACTCTGGAGTGGTACGCTCCCGGGAATGTTTCTGCCTCCCATGATGGGGAATTTGTGGTTAACGGAGAGCCCTATAAAACGGCTTTCTACGAGACTTCCCTGGAAGGAGGCGTCACGGTAACCCGCATTACCAACCAGAGGTCCGGGCAGGAACCGCGGGTTATCGAACGCCGGGAGGAAGGCAACAAGGTGAGCATCATCAAAGGGGAGGGGAATGAGCGCGTCGTACGCACGATTGAACGCAACGCCCTGCCCGGCTCCAAGTGGGAGCGGATTGAAACGGTCAGGGGCATCAATGATTCCCGGCCTTCCAGCAGTACGCGCACGGTGAAGAAGTATACCGACGGAGGCTGGCTGACCATCAGCAGTACGGAAGGGTACAATACCCCCTTGGCCCAAACGACACTCTACACGTACAACGACCAGTACCGGGTGTCATTGATCATCCAGCCCGACGGAGGCTACACGCGCTACGAGTACGACGATCAGGGCCGTGTGGTTCTGCAGGCCATGCCCTGGGCAGGCGGAGGAGAAAAGGGAACGCGCACCACCTACGCCGACCTGCGTTTCAATGATTTCAGGCCGGCTACGGAAAGGGAAGTCATCATTGCCCAGGACGGAACGGAAACCGTTCTGAACCAAAGGAGCTACACTTATGAAGACAACCCCGAAGTCAACCGCACGACAGTGACCGAAACAGCTTTGGGCTCCGATGAGGTTCACACAAGCATTTCAGAAACTTATGGGGAAGCAGCACAGTATCCCTATGCCCGGGGAAGACAGAAGATGAGCCAGGGCATCAACGGTGTTCAGACCATTTATACCTATGAAGCCACCACGGATCATGGTGCTCTCCACAAAGAGACTTCAACTGTTCAGGCTAATGGGAGCATTGTTCCCGGTCAAAGTACCAGAACCGTCCAATACATCGCTGAAAACGGCACCACCACAAGAAAAGAGCAGTACGTCCACACAGGTGAAGACTGGTCTCTAATTTCTTCTGAAGACTATGAATACGATGCCGAACTCAAATTGATCAAGACCATCAGGGGCAACGGCAGGACCAGCACAACGGAATGGATGTGCTGTGGCCCGTTAAAGGAAACCGACGAAGATGGTATCGTGACCACCTATGGCTACAACTCTGCCAGGCAGCTGGTGGAAACCATACGCTCGGCTACCGAGACAACGCCCGAAACCATTACATCCTACACGAGAGACGCTACCGGTAGAATTATTTCCATACGCTGCGACACAGGGGCCATGACCACTATGGAAAGTACAGAATATGATAATCTGGGAAGGGTCATTTCCTCCACCGACATACTGGGGCGGGTAACACGTACCCAATACAATGATAACCAGCTTACCACCACCGTGACCACTCCCACAGGAGCCACGTTGATTACCAAGAGATACTACGATGGCACCACTCTCTGGCTGGGAGGAACCGGACAGGGAAAAGTAGAGACACAGCTTGAATTGACCGAAGAAGGCATCCTCACCACAACTTTGTCCCAAGGAATTGTTCTTTCCCGCTCCGTGGAAAACGGATTTGGTCAAACCGTTCGGCAGGAAACACCCAACACGAAGGGAGGCTTCGTGGCAACTAACAACACTTATAACGCCAGAGGGCAGCTTGTCCGATCCCAAGTAGAAGACATAGCTCCCACCATTACTGACTACAATGAACTGGGGAGAGCCGTCAGGCAAACCGTTCGTTTAAACGAATTGCATCCTGATGAACCTGCTAAAAACAGAATCACGGAAAACTCTATGCGTTACCAGCTCAGAGAAGACGGAATCTACCAGGTACAAACCGCTACAACTTACAACGCCCAGGGACGTCCCTTGACTCAAGTAACAGAAAACATGGTATCACAGCTGGATTCCGTCATCGAAAGCAAAATTATTTCCACCGATGTCTTGGGACAGCAGAGCATCCAATGGACGGAATACACAGCTGCCACCAAGCGCACGCAATTCAGCAGCATTCCCACTTCAACTATCGTCGCGGAGGCTCTCATGGTTGACAGGTTCACTGTCAGCCAGACCAGCCACGCAGGCATCCATTCCTCACAGAACCGCTCCTATGTCTCCACAGGCATGATTCTAAAGCAGACCGATGCCAGGGGAAATATCACCACCAGCGAAACCGACCTTGCCGGGCGTCACTGCAAAGTCACCGACTCTGCAGGCAACGTCACCACCACCAGCTACATGCCCTGCTGCGATGCCGTCGCCCGCATCACCAATGCCACGGGAGGCACTACCTGCTATTCTTATGACATCCGCGGCAGAAAGACCGCCGAGTACGGCACCGCCATTCAACCCGCATGCTTTGCCTACGATGAAGCCGACCACATGGTAGCCCTCACCACTTTCCGGGCACAAGAAGGCGACATCACTTCCGATCCTTCCGACCGCACAGACGGAGACACCACCACATGGCTCTACGACACAGCCACGGGACTGGAATTGAAAAAAACCTATGCCGATGGTTCCTATGTTTCCAAAACCTACGACAGGCTCAACCGCCTGGAAACACTCACCAAAGCCAGGGGCATTGTTTCCTCCTATGCCTACGCTCCCCTTACCGGAGAGCTTGTTTCCGTCTCCCACAGCGACAACACCCAGCCATGGTTCTATGCCTACAACCACCTCGGGCAGATGACCTCTGTTTGCGATGCCTCAGGAACCAGAGAACTCTGCTATGATGCCTATGGCAGGATACAACAAGAGACTTCCTTTGGGACCGTGGAAAGCTGCATCCAGGAAGACTACGATTCCTTCGGGCGTCCCTGCGGATATCGCCTGATGATCGGAACCCGCACCGTGCAGCACTCCCATCTTGACTATGGCCATCAAGGTGCCATGATCGGGATGAATATGGAAGGTTTGGCATCTCCCTTTACTTGGGAATATGATGAAACCAGCGGCTTCCTCAACCAATTGTCCTATCCCAACGGCATGGTCCGCAGCAACACCTACCATCCCAAGCTCAACCTCCTGGCCTCCATCGGCTATGAGGATGCCGGGACTGGCGACATGTTGGCCGGACATGTCTACCAGTACGACCACTTGATGCGTCCCGTTCAACGGAAGGATTCATGGGACACGGCTACGCCTGCAATCACCAGAAACTTCACCTACAATAGCCGCAGCGAGTTGATTGAAGACCAGATGAGCCAAGGAAGAAGTTTTGCCTATTGCTATGACAACATCGGCAATCGCAAAACTGCCCGGGAACAGGAAGAAGAAATATCCTATCAATCCAGCCCTCTCAACCAGTACTTGAAGATTGCCCAGGGAGAACAGGACTTCAAGCCTACTTACGACGCTGACGGCAACCAGACTGCTATCAAGACCTCAACGGGGATTTGGAATGTTTGCTACGATGCCAATGACAGGCCTGTCTCCTTCACAAGTGAAGACAGACGTATGGTCATTGATTGCAGCTATGACTACATGGGTCGGCGTTTTAGCAAGAAAGTCACCGTCAACGGGAATACATTCAGCCACGCTTATTATCTATATCGAGGCTATTTGCAAATAGCTGAATTGGACCTGATGCATCCTGAGCCAATGATAGAAAAGAGCTATCTATGGGATCCGACAGAGCCGGCAGCCACGCGCCTCCTGATGATGACACATTGGAAGCAAAATGGACAAGAAATGGAGGAACATCTTTTCTTCATGCACGACGCCCTGAAGAACGTCACTTCTCTTTTTGACGATCAGCAGGCACGAAGGGCCCGCTATGAGTATGCCCCCTTTGGTGCCCTCCTCACGGCACAGGGAGACATGGCTCAGGATAACAGGTTCAGGTTTTCCTGTGAGTATGCAGACGATGAACTGGGACTTGTCTATTACAATTACCGCCACCTCAATCCCGCTGATGGCAGATGGATTAATCGAGACCCCATCCAGGAACAAGGAGGATGGAATATTTATGGTTTTATTAAGAATTCTCCAAAAAATATGTTCGATATTCTTGGACTAGAATGTGCAGATGTATTTTTATTACCTCCAGAGTGGCTTAAAGAATTTAACCAAGCATGGAAAGATAGCTTTAACAAAGACGGAACTGTTACTGAACAGGGTGGCTCTATTATCCGCCCGGCGGGAGGAATAGGATCAAGTATCCGCAGAGGAAAAGGAAATGATAGTGGAAGTTTCGGTGATTTTCCTACACCCGGCAGTGGAGAAGAAATGGGAGGGACTTTCCATACGCATCCTTATTCGGTAGATGAAGGTGGATACGAAAATGTCTCATTTTCATGTGAAGATATCAATTTTTTGACCAATAACCATAGCGGGAAATACATAATAGTCATGGCTGGAGGATGTATCTATATTATGATGATTGGAGATACTAAAAAATCCAAAAAATGTGCAGATTGTTGTGATAAGTGGAAAAAAGGGTTCAATGCGTCTCAATCTGTATCCTTTCAGAAATGTGTTGAATCCGGTGTTAAAAAAGCTATTAAAGATTGCGGCCTATGTTATTACGAATCTTGCAATAAAGATGGAAAGTTCCCCGAAATGGCTATTCTCAAAAATTAA
- a CDS encoding ABC transporter ATP-binding protein, translated as MIRLRDITKVYHLGEIDLPVLKGITLDIKEGEFVSLTGASGSGKSTLMNILGCLDRPTSGHYYIAGEDVAKFNPAERAILRNKRIGFVFQNFNLLSRTTALENVMMPAVYAHPALSMKAMRVRATELLNLVGLSDRMDHTPAQLSGGQQQRVAIARSLINNPGILLADEPTGNLDSTTSKEVLHMFKDLNRQQGITVILVTHDPKIAAFTDRAINMEDGLICEGISDKLSKEDV; from the coding sequence GTGATCCGCTTACGTGACATAACCAAGGTGTACCATCTTGGAGAAATAGACCTCCCGGTGCTCAAAGGCATCACTCTGGACATCAAGGAAGGGGAATTCGTCTCCCTGACCGGGGCATCCGGTTCCGGCAAGTCCACGCTGATGAATATTCTGGGCTGTCTGGACCGTCCCACTTCCGGCCACTATTACATAGCCGGGGAAGACGTAGCCAAATTCAACCCGGCGGAACGGGCCATATTACGGAACAAGCGCATCGGCTTCGTCTTCCAGAATTTCAACCTGCTCTCCCGCACCACGGCCCTGGAAAACGTCATGATGCCCGCCGTTTACGCCCACCCTGCGCTGAGCATGAAAGCCATGCGGGTGCGCGCCACGGAACTGCTGAACCTGGTGGGCCTGTCCGACCGCATGGACCATACCCCGGCCCAGCTTTCCGGCGGCCAGCAGCAGCGCGTAGCCATCGCCCGCTCCCTCATCAACAACCCCGGCATTCTGTTGGCGGACGAACCGACGGGCAACCTGGATTCCACCACCTCCAAGGAAGTGCTGCACATGTTCAAGGATCTCAACCGCCAGCAGGGCATCACGGTCATCCTGGTCACGCACGACCCCAAAATAGCCGCTTTTACGGACCGGGCCATTAATATGGAAGACGGACTGATCTGCGAAGGGATTTCCGACAAGCTGAGTAAAGAAGACGTATGA
- a CDS encoding ABC transporter permease yields the protein MKFLPLLKTCIKALVRNPMRAALTILGIIIGIAAVIAMVEIGQGSTLQIKSTIASMGADTLNIRPGAISKSGVNTGAGGRASLTNADCEAIMKDCPMVLRATPVVRASGQVIYGNKNWSPETVEGGSVEYLKIKSWYDMERGQPFSDEDVEQARRVCVIGQTVAKELFGDEDPLGKDIRIKNVMFKVIGILKKKGANMMGRDQDDSIILPWTSIRYRLQGLGGGSTSASSSKSTTTFNRADKYTSSSVDYYTETTDQPYTDAPHPRRFNNIDFIMAQIADPERSSEAIDQITEVIRAKHSLKDGQLDDFRVWDMAEMSRAMSSTTEVMTNLLMIVAMISLVVGGVGIMNIMLVSVTERTKEIGLRMAVGARPQDIMRQFLLEAVLLCVVGGALGILLGKAISTVVSRTMNWATASSPEAMVLAVGVSVLIGLVFGWYPSWKASKMDPIDALRHE from the coding sequence ATGAAATTCCTTCCCCTCCTTAAGACCTGCATCAAGGCCCTGGTGCGCAATCCCATGCGCGCCGCGCTCACCATTCTGGGCATCATCATCGGCATTGCCGCGGTGATCGCCATGGTGGAAATCGGCCAGGGGTCCACGCTCCAGATCAAGAGCACCATCGCCTCCATGGGGGCGGACACGCTGAACATCCGCCCCGGAGCCATCTCCAAGAGCGGAGTCAACACTGGCGCCGGCGGCAGAGCCTCACTGACCAATGCGGACTGCGAGGCCATCATGAAGGACTGCCCCATGGTGCTCCGCGCCACTCCCGTGGTGCGCGCCAGCGGCCAAGTGATTTATGGCAACAAGAACTGGAGCCCGGAAACCGTGGAAGGCGGTTCCGTGGAATACCTGAAAATCAAAAGCTGGTACGACATGGAGCGCGGCCAGCCCTTTTCCGATGAAGATGTGGAGCAGGCCAGGCGCGTCTGCGTCATCGGCCAAACGGTTGCCAAGGAACTATTCGGGGATGAAGACCCCCTGGGCAAGGATATCCGCATCAAGAACGTCATGTTCAAGGTGATCGGTATCCTGAAGAAAAAAGGAGCCAACATGATGGGCCGCGACCAGGACGACTCCATCATCCTGCCCTGGACGAGCATTCGCTACCGCCTGCAGGGCCTAGGGGGCGGCTCCACCTCGGCATCTTCCAGCAAATCCACCACTACGTTCAACCGGGCAGACAAGTATACCTCTTCTTCCGTAGATTACTATACAGAGACGACGGATCAGCCGTACACGGATGCCCCGCATCCGCGCCGCTTCAACAACATTGACTTCATCATGGCCCAGATTGCGGACCCGGAACGTTCTTCCGAAGCCATCGACCAGATCACGGAGGTCATCCGCGCCAAGCATAGCCTGAAGGACGGCCAGCTGGATGATTTCCGCGTGTGGGACATGGCTGAAATGTCCCGCGCCATGAGCAGCACCACGGAAGTAATGACCAACCTGCTGATGATCGTGGCCATGATCTCCCTGGTGGTGGGCGGCGTGGGCATCATGAACATCATGCTGGTCTCCGTCACGGAACGCACCAAGGAAATCGGCCTGCGCATGGCCGTGGGCGCCCGGCCTCAGGACATCATGCGCCAGTTCCTGCTGGAAGCCGTCCTGCTCTGCGTGGTCGGGGGCGCCCTGGGCATCCTGCTCGGCAAGGCCATCTCCACCGTCGTCAGCCGGACCATGAACTGGGCTACGGCCTCCTCCCCGGAAGCCATGGTCCTGGCGGTAGGCGTTTCCGTACTCATCGGGCTGGTCTTCGGCTGGTATCCGTCCTGGAAAGCCTCCAAAATGGACCCCATCGACGCCCTTCGCCACGAATAA
- a CDS encoding efflux transporter outer membrane subunit: MFKYIPLLTACCLASCMVGPDFQRPANDLPASWAAAKPPHSTDQDLRSWWRIFGDPQLNRLVSTSLNNNPDMKVALLRIREARERLRISQASLLPSADASAGWSLSPDRGFRSSTSQDFTLGASTSWELDLFGGNRRSIEAYRASLMSTEASACAVRTSLLADVATAYFNWITACEQLRIAREQLEIQRGTLTIAEKRHTAGFAPRLDVEQATSSVAATESHIPALIAQVASAKNQLSVLLGTYNSRMELTMPKAAVFEKTPVVPVGLPSELLRRRPDVIAAEADLHTAVANVGVAVADLYPRFSLTGSVSGRGNDFAQLFRENNNAWSLGGNLVQPLFQGGALRANVRAQQAAAEQAAETYRKTLITAVSEVEEALIDYGNYTSQMPYLQKENEANKEAFRISMESYQGGETEFLNVITAQNSWLSSEESLVTMRQNIRKAIVQLARALGGGW; this comes from the coding sequence ATGTTCAAATACATCCCACTCCTGACCGCATGCTGCCTGGCTTCCTGCATGGTGGGGCCGGACTTCCAGCGCCCGGCCAACGACCTGCCGGCCTCCTGGGCAGCGGCCAAGCCTCCCCACAGCACGGACCAAGACCTGCGTTCCTGGTGGCGTATTTTCGGCGATCCCCAGCTCAACCGCCTCGTCTCCACATCCCTCAACAACAATCCGGACATGAAGGTGGCCCTGCTCCGCATCCGGGAAGCCAGGGAAAGGCTCCGCATCTCGCAAGCCTCCCTTCTGCCCTCCGCAGACGCCAGCGCCGGCTGGAGTCTGTCCCCGGACCGGGGCTTCCGCAGCTCCACCTCTCAGGATTTTACCCTGGGAGCGTCCACCTCCTGGGAACTGGACCTCTTCGGTGGCAACCGGCGTTCCATTGAGGCGTACCGCGCCTCCCTGATGTCCACGGAAGCTTCCGCCTGCGCTGTCCGCACCTCCCTGCTGGCAGACGTGGCTACGGCCTACTTCAACTGGATCACCGCCTGCGAACAACTCCGCATCGCCCGGGAACAACTGGAAATCCAGCGCGGCACCCTCACCATTGCGGAAAAACGCCACACTGCCGGATTTGCTCCCCGGCTGGACGTGGAACAGGCAACTTCAAGCGTCGCTGCCACGGAAAGCCACATCCCCGCCCTGATTGCCCAGGTGGCCTCTGCAAAAAACCAGCTTTCCGTCCTGCTCGGCACTTACAACTCACGCATGGAACTGACCATGCCGAAAGCAGCCGTCTTTGAGAAAACGCCCGTAGTTCCGGTAGGACTGCCTTCGGAACTGTTGCGCCGCAGGCCGGACGTCATTGCCGCGGAAGCGGATCTGCACACAGCCGTGGCCAACGTAGGCGTCGCCGTGGCAGACTTATACCCGCGCTTCAGCCTGACGGGTTCCGTATCCGGCCGCGGCAACGACTTCGCCCAGCTCTTCCGGGAAAACAACAATGCGTGGTCTCTGGGAGGCAACCTGGTACAGCCCCTGTTCCAGGGGGGCGCCCTGCGCGCCAACGTACGCGCCCAGCAGGCGGCGGCGGAACAGGCGGCGGAAACCTACCGCAAGACATTGATTACCGCTGTCTCCGAGGTTGAGGAAGCCCTCATCGACTACGGCAATTACACCTCCCAGATGCCATACCTGCAAAAGGAAAACGAAGCCAACAAGGAAGCGTTCAGGATTTCCATGGAATCCTACCAGGGCGGTGAAACAGAGTTCCTCAACGTGATTACCGCGCAAAACTCCTGGCTCAGTTCGGAGGAATCCCTGGTCACCATGCGCCAGAATATCCGCAAAGCTATTGTCCAGCTTGCCCGCGCCCTGGGCGGCGGATGGTAG